The Cryptosporangium aurantiacum DNA segment CACCCGCCCGAACCCGAACGCGCCATCTACCTCGGCCAGACCTACGACGACATCTGGGACCTCAAAGGCTCCCTCTCGCCCGAATGCGGCGCCATGCTCCAGACCTACTTCGCGACCCTGCCCAAGCCTGATCCCGACGACATGCGCTCAGCGGCCGAACGCCGCCACGACGCCCTGCGAGACCTCATCCGGCACATCCTGGACACCGGCGAACTCCCCACCACCGCCGGTGAACAACCCCACCTCACCGTCCTCGTCCACGCCAGCGACCTACGCCGCACCCCGGCCGGCCGCACCGTCCTGGCCGACACCCCAGTTTCCGCCCCGGACACTCCACTGCCCGAGATCCTGGTCCGGCCGGACGACGAGTGGCCCCTCGACACCGGGGAGCAGGAGTGGGTCACCGACTGGGACTGGGACGTGGTCACCGACTGGCTCACCGACCCCCAGCACCAACCCCAACCCGCAACCCCCACCGGCAACCACCCCGACACCGGACC contains these protein-coding regions:
- a CDS encoding DUF222 domain-containing protein, coding for MSSMVECVAVLRELAGEDLGGLPDSAQLGRVEDWEEIVRVAQAGLAEAVGAVHRRGAVAYNGAPSTKAWLQGSLRMTSGEASALVDTARRLPVLPRFAGALSAGRVSFGHVKVAAWLARKVDAVDPDLVPVAEEMLFENAHRLSCSELRQIAKRILEHLLPAKDHPPEPERAIYLGQTYDDIWDLKGSLSPECGAMLQTYFATLPKPDPDDMRSAAERRHDALRDLIRHILDTGELPTTAGEQPHLTVLVHASDLRRTPAGRTVLADTPVSAPDTPLPEILVRPDDEWPLDTGEQEWVTDWDWDVVTDWLTDPQHQPQPATPTGNHPDTGP